The following proteins are encoded in a genomic region of Thioflexithrix psekupsensis:
- the odhB gene encoding 2-oxoglutarate dehydrogenase complex dihydrolipoyllysine-residue succinyltransferase produces the protein MSVEEVKVPVLAESVAEAVVLEWYKKPGDAVAEGEKLVDIETDKVVLEVVAGQAGVLTEIVKPAGEIVASEELLGRVSVGTAAAAAPAPVAAAPVAAAPAAAASDPKTSPAVRKLASESGIAPASVPHQGDRVTKADMLGAIAGKTTAAPVTPAPVGARSEERVAMTRLRKSAAKRLLNAQQEHAILTTFNEINMKPAMDLRNKYKDDFEKRHGVKLGFMSFFTKAAVAALQQFPIINASTEGDDIVYHGYYDIGIAVSSPRGLVVPILRDVDAMSFADVEKSISDLGKKARDAKLTIEDLTGGTFSITNGGIFGSMMSTPILNPPQSAILGMHNIVERPVAENGQVVIRPMMYVALSYDHRIIDGRDAVQFLVAVKKAVEDPARLVLEL, from the coding sequence ATGTCTGTTGAAGAAGTTAAAGTGCCTGTTTTGGCTGAGTCTGTGGCTGAAGCGGTGGTGTTGGAATGGTATAAAAAGCCCGGTGATGCAGTTGCCGAAGGCGAGAAATTGGTTGATATTGAGACGGATAAAGTGGTCTTGGAAGTGGTCGCGGGTCAAGCGGGGGTGTTGACTGAGATTGTCAAGCCTGCGGGCGAGATAGTGGCCAGTGAGGAGTTATTGGGTCGGGTGAGTGTGGGGACGGCTGCGGCCGCTGCGCCTGCGCCTGTTGCGGCTGCACCGGTGGCTGCTGCGCCTGCTGCGGCCGCCAGTGATCCGAAAACAAGCCCGGCGGTGCGTAAGTTGGCCAGTGAGTCGGGAATTGCGCCTGCCTCTGTGCCACATCAAGGGGATCGGGTGACTAAAGCGGATATGTTAGGCGCAATCGCAGGCAAAACCACGGCTGCTCCTGTTACGCCCGCTCCTGTCGGCGCACGGTCAGAAGAGCGTGTGGCGATGACGCGCTTGCGTAAGAGTGCGGCTAAACGGTTGTTAAATGCGCAGCAGGAACATGCGATTTTGACGACGTTTAACGAAATTAATATGAAGCCCGCTATGGATTTGCGGAATAAGTATAAAGATGATTTTGAGAAACGGCATGGGGTTAAACTCGGTTTTATGTCGTTTTTTACTAAAGCGGCTGTCGCGGCTTTGCAGCAATTCCCGATTATTAATGCGTCTACGGAAGGGGATGATATTGTTTACCACGGGTATTATGATATTGGGATTGCGGTGAGTTCGCCTCGCGGTTTGGTGGTGCCAATTTTACGCGATGTGGATGCGATGTCTTTCGCGGATGTGGAGAAGTCTATTTCTGATCTCGGTAAAAAAGCCCGCGATGCGAAATTGACGATTGAAGATTTGACCGGTGGGACTTTTAGTATCACGAATGGCGGTATTTTTGGATCGATGATGTCCACGCCTATCTTGAATCCCCCACAAAGTGCCATTTTAGGAATGCACAATATTGTGGAACGCCCTGTGGCTGAAAATGGACAAGTGGTCATCCGTCCGATGATGTATGTGGCCTTGTCTTATGATCATCGTATTATTGATGGCCGCGATGCGGTGCAGTTCTTGGTGGCGGTGAAAAAGGCAGTTGAAGACCCCGCCCGTTTGGTGTTGGAACTTTAA